From the genome of Malus domestica chromosome 04, GDT2T_hap1, one region includes:
- the LOC139195088 gene encoding uncharacterized protein, protein MQKTAENALARIRMLKQEKALKAETSTDIARDWDERLIRLKTTEHLLDLYVLFESFCKSVLDNLSIMEEQKKCPAEVKVAIASLIFAAPTCTKDVPEPMTLRKIFEKKYGEKFVSEETNLQSPDCAVNLAMVMKLRYYYEEAAKIENRKLKANV, encoded by the coding sequence ATGCAGAAAACAGCGGAGAATGCCCTTGCTAGAATACGAATGCTGAAGCAAGAGAAAGCGTTGAAGGCGGAAACTAGTACTGACATTGCTCGTGACTGGGATGAACGTTTGATACGGCTCAAAACTACAGAACATCTTTTAGATTTGTATGTTTTGTTCGAGAGCTTCTGCAAATCGGTTCTGGACAACCTGTCGATCATGGAAGAACAAAAGAAGTGTCCGGCTGAAGTGAAAGTAGCCATCGCTAGCTTGATATTTGCAGCTCCGACGTGCACTAAAGATGTTCCGGAACCGATGACACTCAGGAAGATTTTTGAGAAGAAATATGGGGAAAAATTTGTATCCGAGGAAACTAACCTGCAAAGTCCCGATTGCGCTGTGAATCTGGCGATGGTTATGAAGCTCAGATACTACTACGAGGAAGCCGCGAAGATCGAAAATCGCAAACTTAAGGCAAATGTTTAG
- the LOC103433899 gene encoding uncharacterized protein: protein MAITHNLKPPIYMPSPSVSSKTHNSSLLFGTVTSTVHSHGVQPPPLAFRSRTATNSQIFSTRRLFLPKVSGIWDALTSGGNNPREAVAAIRRGMVLFRQGDVSGSLAEFDKAIELDPRQKAYLWQRGLSLYYLDRFEDGAEQFRLDVAQNPNDTEESIWCFLCEAQLYGVNEARERFLEVGRDPRPVMRESYNMFKDGGDPEKLAAAFLNGRESDFFYASLYAGLYYESEKKADGAKLHIVAACQSLYGQRSDDYMASLAKVHCLCRNWTAS, encoded by the exons ATGGCGATAACCCACAACCTCAAACCCCCTATTTACATGCCTTCCCCTTCcgtttcatccaaaacccatAATTCCTCGCTCTTATTTGGCACTGTTACTTCAACAGTTCACAGCCACGGAGTCCAGCCGCCGCCATTGGCATTCAGAAGTCGCACTGCTACTAACTCGCAAATCTTCAGCACCAGAAGACTCTTCCTGCCTAAGGTTTCCGGCATCTGGGATGCCTTGACTAGCGGCGGCAACAATCCCCGTGAAGCCGTTGCGGCGATTCGACGCGGGATGGTGCTTTTTAGGCAG GGTGATGTTTCAGGTTCACTAGCAGAATTTGACAAGGCAATTGAGTTGGATCCTCGCCAAAAGGCAT ATCTTTGGCAAAGGGGGCTTTCACTTTACTATCTTGATAG GTTTGAAGACGGGGCAGAGCAGTTTCGGTTAGATGTTGCGCAGAATCCAAATGATACAGAGGAGTCCATTTGGTGCTTTCTCTGTGAAGCTCAGTTGTATGGAGTTAACGAAGCAAGGGAACGATTTCTTGAG GTTGGCCGAGATCCAAGACCTGTCATGCGAGAATCCTATAACATGTTTAAAGATGGTGGTGATCCGGAAAAG CTTGCTGCTGCGTTTTTGAATGGCCGTGAGAGTGATTTTTTCTACGCTTCTTTATACGCCGGACTTTATTACGAATCTGAG AAGAAAGCCGATGGGGCCAAACTCCATATTGTTGCTGCATGCCAGTCTCTTTATGGACAAAG GTCCGACGATTACATGGCTTCTCTTGCCAAAGTTCACTGTCTTTGTCGAAATTGGACGGCCAGTTGA
- the LOC103433900 gene encoding F-box protein PP2-B15-like, whose product MNFDHLPEDCFAHILSFTSPGDACRSSLVSSSFRATADADSVWRKFLPSDHKQILSRFVSPIAYSSSKDLFMKLCSPNLIDGGDKMFFVEKSTGKKCYMLSARDLSISWGSHPLYWTWRPCLQSRFAEVAELRTIWWLEICGTTNTQMLSQKTVYGAYLIIKIANRAYGLDTLPSEVSLEVGSYKSQGSIYLSKRNDIKSGKQASSEHEHFPKVVRASRSRVLDEDRGGSKRGDGWMEVEIGSFYNGECDEKDVRMSLREVKGVHLKAGLIVEGIELRPKQ is encoded by the exons ATGAATTTCGATCACTTGCCTGAAGACTGCTTCGCGCACATTTTATCGTTCACGTCTCCGGGCGACGCATGTCGTTCCTCGTTAGTTTCATCGTCCTTTCGGGCCACGGCGGATGCCGATAGTGTGTGGCGGAAATTCTTGCCGTCAGACCACAAACAGATTCTATCCAGATTTGTGAGTCCCATAGCTTATTCATCTAGCAAAGATTTGTTTATGAAGTTATGCAGTCCAAACCTAATCGACGGTGGTGATAAG ATGTTCTTCGTAGAGAAATCAACAGGTAAAAAATGCTACATGTTAAGTGCAAGGGACCTTTCAATTTCATGGGGCAGTCATCCTCTGTACTGGACCTGGAGACCTTGTCTTCAATCAAG ATTTGCAGAGGTGGCTGAGCTTAGAACAATTTGGTGGCTGGAAATATGTGGCACGACAAATACTCAAATGCTATCACAAAAAACTGTCTATGGGGCCTATCTTATTATAAAGATAGCCAATCGTGCTTACGGGTTAGACACTTTGCCTTCTGAGGTTTCACTTGAAGTTGGTAGTTATAAATCACAAGGTTCAATTTACTTGAGCAAACGCAATGATATAAAAAGTGGGAAGCAAGCCTCATCAGAACACGAACATTTTCCGAAGGTAGTAAGAGCTTCGAGGTCGAGGGTTCTCGACGAAGATCGCGGCGGCAGCAAGCGCGGGGATGGATGGATGGAGGTTGAAATAGGAAGCTTCTACAATGGTGAGTGTGATGAGAAGGATGTAAGGATGAGCCTAAGAGAAGTGAAGGGTGTGCATCTTAAGGCTGGACTTATTGTTGAGGGAATTGAGCTTAGGCCTAAACAATAA
- the LOC103433901 gene encoding uncharacterized protein, with amino-acid sequence MSLSTGGSMSAASSLSEISDMETLKLGLDLVSAARRNIGFLRTVAESQWLHQKGTAVEAVRRYNELWMPLVSDLMAESAAVPVIHPPIDIEWVWFCHTLNPVSYRHYCEQKFSNLIGKATIFNEENKEYALMKCREIWIRRYPNEPFENEADSDSNSEVRFSEVADEEAELLEEVKKNRFLYSKFSEPYRSEIVYLIAARQRYKRFLFMVQRSSIDLDSPLVPASDIMLMWLTHQSYPTVYAEDLKGMEGDLGKVVTVWAAVKEKEVEETRKLWERTFDQPYEKAGGEIALKLDRGVSFKPPVYWEASDTDVNTKYKPMHPRFLLEVCVLVRLRDKTKVMQEDTKRNILRLRMVRCHRELKLEKPISDFPYATWQKAWHLYCEFGTKGVVLELRRRGGSCFKGTSVQETVTFHWNDLLRAPSLTLEKEYQQVDIFASITPPVQAPYLLKCVPDRVTDDSGAMISDVILRMNQYRPQEGRWLSRTVLDHAGRECFVIRIRMGEGFWRRGGEKPSAVKWEDRIIEIREGSWSYVAGSIGRAPAKLVGTAIPKEPLEQWTAAWNFSTGDELMIQWDLSSSISGLSFGIQSQDAESTVKLLKGRKMQYRVWKKRPVTEDEDRQYEEEGEEEEDEDEEEGFLTLVRYTEDNPNGRATALLNWKLLVAELLPEEDAVLVLLLSISILRSVSEMRKEDLGCLLIRRRLKEVKLGTRDWASVVLHPSSSSSISSPYLQPWYWNAKVIMASEGADHFTTQPGISYSPEEGGDKLYKRGILGERR; translated from the exons ATGTCGTTGAGTACTGGCGGCTCCATGTCCGCGGCGAGCAGCCTCAGCGAGATATCGGATATGGAGACGCTGAAACTCGGATTGGATCTTGTATCCGCTGCCAGGCGAAATATCGGGTTCCTGAGAACGGTGGCCGAGTCTCAGTGGCTTCATCAGAAGGGAACGGCTGTTGAAGCCGTTAGAAG GTACAATGAGCTCTGGATGCCGTTGGTTTCTGATCTGATGGCGGAGTCGGCGGCGGTTCCTGTGATTCATCCTCCTATAGACATTGAGTGGGTTTGGTTCTGCCACACTCTGAATCCG GTTTCTTACAGGCACTACTGTGaacaaaaattctcaaacttgaTAGGAAAAGCAACCATTTTCAACGAAGAGAACAAAGAGTATGCACTGATGAAGTGCAGAGAAATATGGATTAGAAGGTACCCAAATGAGCCGTTTGAGAACGAAGCTGATTCGGATTCAAATTCAGAAGTGAGGTTTTCGGAGGTAGCCGATGAAGAAGCAGAGCTTTTGGAGGAAGTGAAAAAGAATAGGTTTTTGTATTCCAAGTTTTCGGAGCCATACAGGTCTGAAATTGTGTATTTGATAGCAGCAAGGCAGAGGTACAAGAGGTTTCTGTTCATGGTGCAGAGGTCCTCCATTGATTTGGATTCTCCTTTGGTCCCTGCCTCTGATATTATGCTCATGTGGCTCACCCACCAg AGTTACCCAACAGTGTATGCTGAGGATTTGAAAGGGATGGAGGGTGATTTGGGGAAGGTGGTGACCGTGTGGGCCGCTGTGAAGGAAAAAGAGGTGGAAGAGACCAGGAAGCTTTGGGAGAGGACGTTTGATCAACCATATGAGAAAGCTGGTGGAGAAATAGCTTTAAAATTGGACCGGGGTGTCTCATTCAAGCCGCCTGTTTACTGGGAGGCATCTGATACAGATGTCAATACCAAATACAAGCCCATGCATCCCAGGTTCTTGCTTGAG GTCTGTGTGCTTGTCAGGCTTAGGGATAAAACAAAGGTAATGCAAGAGGATACAAAGCGCAATATCCTTCGTCTTCGGATGGTGAGGTGCCACAGGGAGTTAAAGCTTGAAAAACCCATTTCTGACTTTCCGTATGCAACGTGGCAAAAAGCTTGGCACCTCTACTGTGAGTTTGGCACCAAAGGAGTCGTACTTGAGCTTCGCCGGCGAGGTGGCTCCTGTTTTAAAGGAACTAGCGTGCAAGAGACTGTTACATTCCATTGGAATGATTTACTTAGAGCACCGTCTCTAACTTTGGAGAAAGAATATCAACAAGTGGATATCTTTGCTTCAATAACTCCACCTGTTCAAGCACCATACCTTTTGAAATGTGTGCCAGACCGTGTCACAGATGATTCAGGGGCAATGATATCAGATGTGATTCTGAGAATGAACCAGTATCGTCCCCAAGAAGGCCGGTGGTTGTCTCGCACTGTTCTTGATCATGCAGGGAGAGAGTGTTTTGTGATCCGAATAAG GATGGGAGAAGGATTTTGGAGAAGAGGAGGAGAAAAACCGTCAGCTGTGAAATGGGAGGATAGGATTATAGAGATTCGAGAAGGTTCTTGGTCTTATGTTGCTGGTTCCATTGGTAGAGCCCCTG CGAAACTGGTGGGAACAGCTATACCCAAAGAACCGCTGGAACAATGGACAGCTGCATGGAATTTTTCAACAGGTGATGAATTGATGATACAGTGGGACTTGTCATCATCGATATCAGGTCTCAGTTTTGGTATACAGAGTCAAGATGCAGAATCAACG GTTAAGCTGTTGAAAGGACGGAAAATGCAGTATCGAGTATGGAAAAAAAGGCCAGTGACCGAAGATGAAGATCGTCAATATGAGGAAGAAGGtgaagaggaagaagacgaagacgaaGAAGAGGGGTTTTTAACGCTAGTCCGGTACACAGAAGATAATCCAAATGGAAGAGCAACAGCTCTCTTAAATTGGAAGCTATTGGTAGCTGAATTGCTGCCTGAAGAAGATGCAGTATTGGTGCTTCTTCTATCCATTTCGATACTAAGAAGTGTTTCGGAGATGAGAAAAGAAGATCTCGGATGTTTGCTGATTAGAAGAAGACTGAAGGAAGTAAAACTTGGGACTCGAGATTGGGCTTCGGTAGTACTTCACCCTTCCTCAAGTTCTTCCATTTCGTCACCTTACCTTCAACCTTGGTACTGGAATGCAAAGGTAATTATGGCATCAGAGGGTGCAGATCATTTTACTACTCAACCGGGTATTAGTTATTCGCCAGAGGAAGGCGGCGATAAGTTGTACAAACGAGGGATACTAGGTGAGAGACGGTGA
- the LOC103433902 gene encoding putative pectinesterase/pectinesterase inhibitor 22 codes for MALANFLLLLLSIACCSYGVTSSHSIQSMVTQTCTDIEDRNSCLANVQAELQKTGPQIQDSVSIITAALRHTLNETKNAIQMITKFNSLSISYRESVAIEDCKELLDYSVSELAWSLGEMIKIRGGDTNVHYEGDLKSWLSAALSNQDTCLEGFEGTDRRLESFVRGSLKQVTQLIGNVLALYTQLYSLPSPPRDHGPPMNKSSSGDDFPAWMSEDDQALVKSNPKSGAKHAVVAADGSGQYRTITEAVNEAPNYSPSRYVIYVKKGIYKENIDLKKKKTNIMFVGDGIGQTIVTGNRNFMQGWTTFRTATVAVSGKGFIAREMTIRNTAGPQNHQGVALRVDSDQSAFFRCSIEGNQDTLYAHSLRQFYRECSIYGTIDFIFGNGAAVLQNCKIYTRVPLPLQKVTITAQGRKNPHQNTGFTIQDSFVLATQPTYLGRPWKEYSRTVYMNTYMSGLVQPRGWLEWYGDFALSTLWYGEYRNYGPGAGLAGRVKWPGYHILKDAAAASFFTVGRFIDGRAWLPSTGVKFTAGLSN; via the exons ATGGCCTTGGCCAATTTTTTGCTTCTCCTACTTTCAATTGCATGTTGTTCTTATGGGGTTACTTCCTcccattccattcaatccaTGGTTACACAAACTTGCACTGATATCGAAGACCGGAATTCGTGCCTTGCGAATGTGCAAGCCGAGCTCCAAAAAACGGGGCCTCAAATTCAAGATTCGGTGTCGATCATAACTGCCGCTCTTAGGCACACGCTCAATGAAACAAAAAATGCAATCCAAATGATCACAAAGTTCAACTCTTTGTCCATAAGTTACAGGGAGAGTGTAGCAATTGAGGACTGCAAGGAGCTCCTGGACTACTCTGTCTCCGAGTTGGCTTGGTCTCTAGGCGAAATGATCAAAATCCGTGGCGGCGACACAAATGTTCACTACGAAGGAGACTTAAAATCTTGGCTTAGTGCTGCCCTGAGTAACCAAGATACCTGCCTTGAGGGTTTTGAAGGAACCGACCGACGCCTCGAAAGTTTCGTTAGGGGAAGTTTGAAGCAAGTGACGCAGCTCATTGGTAATGTTCTTGCCTTGTACACTCAACTATACAGCTTGCCCTCTCCTCCTAGGGATCATGGTCCCCCGATGAATAAAAGTTCGTCAGGGGATGATTTCCCGGCGTGGATGAGTGAGGATGATCAAGCGCTGGTTAAATCGAATCCAAAATCGGGTGCGAAGCATGCTGTTGTAGCAGCAGATGGGAGTGGACAGTACCGTACGATCACAGAAGCTGTTAACGAAGCTCCAAACTACAGCCCTAGCAGGTACGTTATATATGTGAAGAAGGGAATATATAAGGAAAACATCGatctgaagaagaagaaaaccaaTATTATGTTCGTTGGGGATGGGATCGGACAAACTATCGTCACCGGTAACCGGAATTTCATGCAAGGATGGACGACGTTTAGAACTGCAACAGTTG CGGTATCCGGGAAGGGATTCATAGCAAGAGAGATGACAATTCGCAACACCGCCGGCCCTCAGAACCACCAAGGCGTGGCGCTAAGAGTCGACTCCGACCAGTCGGCCTTCTTCCGGTGCAGCATTGAGGGTAACCAAGACACCCTCTATGCTCACTCCCTCCGGCAGTTCTACCGGGAATGCAGCATCTACGGCACCATAGACTTCATATTTGGCAACGGAGCTGCAGTCCTCCAAAACTGCAAAATCTACACAAGGGTCCCACTCCCGCTACAAAAGGTCACCATCACCGCCCAAGGTAGGAAAAACCCGCATCAAAACACCGGGTTTACGATCCAGGACAGTTTTGTTCTGGCCACCCAGCCAACTTATTTGGGCAGGCCGTGGAAGGAATATTCCAGGACTGTTTATATGAACACTTACATGAGCGGGCTGGTCCAGCCCAGAGGGTGGCTCGAGTGGTATGGGGATTTTGCTTTGAGCACCTTGTGGTATGGTGAGTATAGAAATTATGGGCCGGGTGCGGGTCTAGCGGGTCGGGTCAAATGGCCTGGTTACCATATACTCAAGGATGCCGCCGCCGCGAGCTTCTTCACCGTTGGGAGGTTTATTGACGGGAGGGCTTGGTTGCCGTCGACAGGTGTCAAGTTTACAGCGGGTTTgagtaattaa